One window of the Cryptomeria japonica chromosome 7, Sugi_1.0, whole genome shotgun sequence genome contains the following:
- the LOC131054507 gene encoding SKP1-like protein 1B → MEGKVILSSSDGQVFEVEMKVAMISQTLSNMLKDTEDTGSETAPIKLANVSSRIFNLIIEYGKYHVEAQKSDTSGPTADLKKRVRELVADGKDTLFQLMIAANFLHIQSLLDLSYQIVAEDIEACKGQQMIRQKI, encoded by the exons ATGGAAGGCAAGGTGATTTTAAGCAGTTCCGACGGTCAAGTATTCGAAGTAGAGATGAAAGTGGCCATGATATCGCAAACCTTAAGTAATATGTTAAAGGATACAGAGGATACAGGTAGTGAGACAGCCCCCATCAAATTGGCAAATGTTTCCAGTAGAATTTTTAATCTTATTATCGAATACGGCAAATACCATGTTGAAGCCCAAAAGTCGGATACAAGCGGACCAACTGCGGATTTGAAGAAACGGGTTAGGGAGTTGGTAGCTGATGGTAAAGACACTCTCTTCCAGTTGATGATC GCAGCAAATTTCCTTCACATTCAGAGTCTTCTTGATTTATCATACCAGATTGTGGCTGAGGACATTGAAGCATGTAAAGGCCAACAAATGATTCGCCAAAAAATATAA